One Candidatus Krumholzibacteriia bacterium genomic region harbors:
- a CDS encoding response regulator: protein MSGGKTTAPGDVDILLVEDNANDMELTLRVLRKIATASRIRVVRDGAEALEFLFPPGATAEAAPEPKMILLDLKLPKVDGLEVLHRIKMDERTRCIPTVVLTSSREERDLLRSYRLGANSYVVKPVRFDEFEEAVSELGLYWLQRNALPT from the coding sequence ATGTCCGGTGGTAAGACGACGGCTCCAGGGGACGTGGACATTCTGCTCGTCGAGGACAACGCCAACGACATGGAGCTCACCCTGCGGGTGCTGCGGAAGATCGCCACCGCCAGCAGGATCCGCGTCGTCCGCGACGGAGCCGAGGCGCTCGAGTTCCTCTTCCCGCCCGGGGCGACGGCTGAGGCGGCGCCGGAGCCGAAGATGATCCTCCTGGATTTGAAGCTCCCCAAAGTGGACGGCCTGGAAGTGCTGCATCGGATCAAGATGGACGAGCGCACGCGGTGCATTCCGACGGTGGTACTCACCTCCTCGCGGGAGGAGCGCGACCTCCTGCGCAGCTATCGCCTCGGAGCGAACAGCTACGTGGTCAAGCCCGTGCGGTTCGACGAGTTCGAAGAAGCTGTGTCGGAGCTCGGTCTCTACTGGTTGCAGCGGAACGCCCTGCCGACTTGA
- a CDS encoding ATP-binding protein produces MLDRRAHDRVPGAAPAAPTAAGAELRLLLLEDAATDAELVQAELRRAGLRFTWRRVEDRRSFLQELDDFLPDAILADYLLPQFSALEALELLRGRGAQVPFILVTGTQTEEIAVECMRAGADDYILKGSLTRLPAALLQALRKGEMEREKTRAEDELQQAQLQLLQAAKLESVGRLAAGVAHEVKNPLTTLLMGVEYLQRHLVDAGPEMVDVLRDMEEAVKRGNQVILGLLDFSAPRALELQQEKLEELIEESLALVKHECVKTRTTIVRLLAPDLPLLKLDRNKIEQVFVNLFLNAMQAMPEGGTLTVRAHATGRAEPPARCQVMVQVEDTGVGIPAENLPRIFEPFFTTKRARRAAGLGLAVVRRIVDMHRGTIQVGNRTEGGVRVTLGFGCDDNDRPTGAGEGS; encoded by the coding sequence ATGCTCGATCGACGGGCCCATGATCGAGTGCCCGGGGCCGCTCCGGCAGCGCCCACCGCAGCGGGTGCAGAACTCCGGCTGCTGCTGCTGGAAGATGCCGCCACCGACGCCGAGCTGGTGCAGGCGGAGCTCCGCCGCGCTGGGCTGCGCTTCACCTGGCGGCGGGTCGAAGACCGCCGCAGCTTCCTGCAGGAGCTCGACGATTTCCTCCCCGACGCGATCTTGGCGGACTATCTCCTGCCACAGTTCTCCGCCCTCGAAGCCCTGGAGCTGCTTCGCGGGCGAGGTGCCCAGGTCCCCTTCATCCTGGTGACGGGAACGCAGACCGAGGAGATCGCGGTGGAGTGCATGCGCGCCGGCGCAGACGATTACATCTTGAAGGGCAGCCTCACTCGTTTGCCCGCGGCGCTGCTTCAGGCCCTGCGCAAGGGGGAAATGGAGCGCGAGAAGACGCGCGCCGAAGACGAGCTGCAGCAGGCGCAGCTGCAGCTGCTGCAGGCGGCGAAGTTGGAGTCTGTGGGGCGCCTCGCTGCAGGGGTCGCTCACGAGGTCAAGAACCCGCTCACGACCTTGCTCATGGGCGTCGAATACCTCCAAAGGCACCTGGTCGATGCAGGCCCGGAGATGGTCGACGTCCTGCGCGACATGGAGGAAGCGGTCAAGCGCGGGAACCAGGTCATCCTCGGTCTCCTGGACTTCTCGGCGCCGCGGGCCTTGGAGTTGCAACAGGAGAAACTCGAGGAGCTCATCGAGGAGTCCCTGGCGCTCGTGAAGCACGAATGTGTGAAGACTCGGACGACCATCGTGCGGCTGCTGGCGCCGGACTTGCCGCTTCTGAAGCTCGACCGCAACAAGATCGAGCAGGTGTTCGTCAACCTGTTCTTGAATGCCATGCAGGCGATGCCGGAGGGCGGCACGCTCACCGTGCGCGCCCATGCCACCGGTCGGGCCGAACCCCCGGCCCGTTGCCAAGTCATGGTGCAGGTGGAGGACACGGGCGTCGGCATCCCGGCGGAGAATCTGCCACGGATCTTCGAACCTTTCTTCACCACCAAGCGCGCGCGCCGCGCCGCCGGCCTCGGGCTGGCCGTGGTGCGGAGGATCGTGGACATGCACAGGGGCACGATTCAGGTAGGCAACCGCACGGAAGGGGGCGTCCGCGTGACCCTGGGATTTGGCTGCGACGACAACGATCGCCCTACGGGCGCCGGCGAAGGGAGCTGA
- a CDS encoding response regulator, with protein sequence MTTKRILVLDDEVSMTRLLKLHLEDTGRYEVRVENHAHRALPAALEFRPDLILLDLVMPEMGGEEIFKALRARDELRRVPVLLLTASGQDQQRTHGVAGLPWISKPVRAGELIEHIDRQLA encoded by the coding sequence ATGACGACGAAGCGGATCCTGGTGCTGGACGACGAGGTGAGCATGACGAGGCTGTTGAAGCTCCACCTCGAGGACACGGGCCGTTACGAGGTCCGGGTGGAGAACCACGCACACCGGGCGCTGCCTGCGGCGCTGGAGTTTCGCCCCGATCTCATCCTCCTGGATCTCGTCATGCCGGAGATGGGAGGCGAGGAGATCTTCAAGGCTCTCCGCGCCCGCGACGAACTGCGTCGCGTTCCGGTGTTGCTGCTCACCGCCAGCGGGCAGGACCAGCAAAGAACCCACGGCGTCGCGGGGCTGCCTTGGATCTCGAAGCCGGTGCGAGCCGGGGAGCTGATCGAGCACATCGATCGTCAACTGGCCTGA
- a CDS encoding response regulator transcription factor produces the protein MRILVAEDDTGVAGFIRRGLKEQQFAVDVVADGEDALHLAKTQSYDAIVLDLLLPGRNGLEVLRELRQAGNSAPVLILTAKGNVESKVAGLNAGADDYLTKPFHFEELLARLRALLRRQGPATPTVLRLADLEVDQLRHAVGRGGKKLDLTHREYEVLEFLMRHAGNIVTRTMLMEHVWEYNFDPMSNVVDVHISRLRSKVDGGFSLKLLHTIRGTGYSLRLPDDNEDG, from the coding sequence ATGAGGATCTTGGTCGCCGAGGACGACACCGGGGTGGCCGGTTTCATCCGGCGCGGACTGAAGGAGCAGCAGTTTGCCGTGGACGTGGTGGCCGACGGCGAAGATGCCCTGCACCTGGCAAAGACACAGTCCTACGACGCCATCGTCCTCGACCTGCTGCTCCCCGGTCGGAACGGCCTGGAGGTTTTGCGTGAGCTGCGGCAGGCGGGGAACTCTGCGCCGGTCCTGATCCTCACTGCCAAGGGCAACGTGGAGAGCAAAGTGGCTGGCTTGAACGCCGGGGCCGACGATTACTTGACCAAACCTTTCCACTTCGAGGAGCTGCTGGCACGCCTGCGAGCCCTGCTTCGCCGTCAGGGTCCGGCGACGCCTACGGTGCTGCGCTTGGCGGACCTCGAAGTCGATCAGCTGCGTCACGCAGTCGGCCGGGGTGGGAAGAAGCTGGACCTGACCCACCGGGAATACGAGGTCCTGGAATTCCTCATGCGGCACGCCGGAAACATCGTGACCCGGACGATGCTCATGGAGCACGTGTGGGAATACAACTTCGACCCCATGTCCAACGTCGTCGACGTCCACATTTCGCGTCTGCGCAGCAAGGTCGATGGCGGCTTCTCCCTCAAGCTGCTACACACGATTCGTGGCACCGGTTACAGCCTGCGTCTGCCCGATGACAACGAGGACGGCTAG